The DNA window TCGAAATTCTTCGAGGCAAGGTTACAGttgatatgaaaattaaaaattaatccaAAATGTTCTTGATTTGGAAAACCAAAGTTAAAAAATTAACATGTACCAGGTGTAGTTTGTTCTTGTCTGCAAAATTCTtacataaataacaaaaatcatcaaatagTTATCCCTTTATGCCAGTAACTAAATTTCTATTGTATGCTCAACCAGTgatgttagggtcgcggggcgcaccgggtcgatgaggtgaaaattcgggtcgcgggtcgatGAGTCGACGCggtcgagagacccacgaaTCTAGGCttatttttttgccttttaatattaaatcaaataatatattgctctaatgtttataatatatcaaataatataaatgtagatgtaattcatgtgaatagaggtaaagtggaaaatagaaattatcaaaaatatcaaaacaattcataagtcataacacaaaataaataattgaaaccattgtctgaaaatatcaaaagaaaggaatatatgaagggtggcagcaaaagatctttgaaccgaattctaaagtgtagaaagtaggtttgaaaagtttgatgtggtgcatgcatatatatagagaattgagattgagaaagtCAGAAAACGTGTGATATATTTGAGAAAATAAGAGAGCAGATTTTTAGGTaagttttacttttatattatgtttattttagtaaaaacaAATCAGCATCGAAGGGAAAGATTTACATAAAAAAGATTTAGGGATTTATCTTAAAACATGACTGCACAGCATGTGTTTGGGCGACCCAGCCGACacactcgacccaggcgacccagcagcgaccctgtatctcgatcaacccacccatgttggggcggtgatggtctcgacccaggcgacctgggcgacccgagcgacccgaacgacattttgacaacactgtgCTCAACTATGCTTATACATGTTATGCACCATAAGAGCATACATTACATGTTTGAATATTACATGAACTAGAACGAATAAGATTACCTCGAACAATGCTTCTGCCAGCATAACTATCCGAGAAATGCCAGTACGTGGACCAGATTCTTCAGCTAATGAACTGGTTTGGCACAAGCATGACCCATTAGCATGTACTCCCCGAGGACAAGCTGGGGGTGGATAATCTGTTGAATCAAGAGTACCACCATGGCTATCCCAGAGCTGTACGAAACAATCAATTATAACTAGCGTCACTAGCCTACCCAAATACAGAACCAAACGACATTATGATATTCTCAGAGGCACCACATGAGCTAAATTGACACATTGGTCCCTAAAGAATGCTAataattggaagaaataaaattattaaatcagTAAGATAACTAGATAAAGGAAGAAAAAACCGCCTATCGCTCCatacattttcaattttcaaatatCCCCAGAAAATCGAAATGCAAATTTTAGAAAGAGTTGTACCTCAAGTCTGGGGTTCAAATAATGATCATTAGCGCCTGGAGATCTACTTCCACGAGAATCTAAATCTCCTACAAACTCATCATCAATAAAACCACCACTAAAACTGAGCAGCTGTCTGTCTGGAGATCTCAAATGATCAGAACCAGAAGATGAAAACAAAAATCTTCTGGAATCTGCAAGCCTCCTAGAACTGCGTCTTGAAAATGCATCCCAAAATAATCTTCTACTACTCCTTCTGGTCTCATGGCTGCTTATTTCAGCAGAACTAACAGGCAAAGTATTGGATGTACTCACCATGTCGACATGAAGTAGATTCTCATCTTGTCTAATCTGTTCCCATTCCAAATCTTGTGGTGTTGCCTCCTGATGAATATTGTCTCTCAATAAATGGAAATCCACAGATGAATCAGAAACCAAAGAGGCTCCAAAGTCCGAACTAGAGTAATTGATTTCCGAAGAAACATTATTTTCAACTGAAACTTCATCCAAAAAAGATTCTTGAAGAGCATCACAATATACACCGCTTGAGTTATTGAATCCTTGACCAATTCGAGAAGTGTCACCTTTCATGTTGCAATTTATGGCATTCATATTATCAATACTGGACATTTCATTTCCAGATACAAAAATGGGAGACGGTTGGCCTCCATAGGAACTACTAGCA is part of the Salvia splendens isolate huo1 chromosome 6, SspV2, whole genome shotgun sequence genome and encodes:
- the LOC121807148 gene encoding E3 ubiquitin-protein ligase RLIM-like isoform X3, whose amino-acid sequence is MGSSISRTSSTSHSRPGRPTMRRSISSLLICGASSTQMEDYPAELLVNSAEHVRRKKLKFPIRNSDLSEENGDDLISIKSGRVVSPGRFLGASHDDPTDRAKWVSKSRELVPSCQSIDSKTCDGTASSSYGGQPSPIFVSGNEMSSIDNMNAINCNMKGDTSRIGQGFNNSSGVYCDALQESFLDEVSVENNVSSEINYSSSDFGASLVSDSSVDFHLLRDNIHQEATPQDLEWEQIRQDENLLHVDMVSTSNTLPVSSAEISSHETRRSSRRLFWDAFSRRSSRRLADSRRFLFSSSGSDHLRSPDRQLLSFSGGFIDDEFVGDLDSRGSRSPGANDHYLNPRLELWDSHGGTLDSTDYPPPACPRGVHANGSCLCQTSSLAEESGPRTGISRIVMLAEALFEVLDQIHQQPLSLSLSVASLPAPESVVDSFLVKTHGKSENLESADDVSQCYICLAEYEEGDKIRVLPCHHECHVSCVDKWLKEIHGVCPLCRGDVSLGSSEG
- the LOC121807148 gene encoding uncharacterized protein LOC121807148 isoform X1, yielding MSIDSKRQKASIIVILIITIFVEPSFLAIPHTPHLLPFSLWLERKRNGEESSPDGIEHQPNELDLPFSARPPHHEALYLLPPHLRRLFHPGVEHVRRKKLKFPIRNSDLSEENGDDLISIKSGRVVSPGRFLGASHDDPTDRAKWVSKSRELVPSCQSIDSKTCDGTASSSYGGQPSPIFVSGNEMSSIDNMNAINCNMKGDTSRIGQGFNNSSGVYCDALQESFLDEVSVENNVSSEINYSSSDFGASLVSDSSVDFHLLRDNIHQEATPQDLEWEQIRQDENLLHVDMVSTSNTLPVSSAEISSHETRRSSRRLFWDAFSRRSSRRLADSRRFLFSSSGSDHLRSPDRQLLSFSGGFIDDEFVGDLDSRGSRSPGANDHYLNPRLELWDSHGGTLDSTDYPPPACPRGVHANGSCLCQTSSLAEESGPRTGISRIVMLAEALFEVLDQIHQQPLSLSLSVASLPAPESVVDSFLVKTHGKSENLESADDVSQCYICLAEYEEGDKIRVLPCHHECHVSCVDKWLKEIHGVCPLCRGDVSLGSSEG
- the LOC121807148 gene encoding uncharacterized protein LOC121807148 isoform X2, with protein sequence MSIDSKRQKASIIVILIITIFVEPSFLAIPHTPHLLPFSLWLERKRNGEESSPDGIEHQPNELDLPFSARPPHHEALYLLPPHLRRLFHPEHVRRKKLKFPIRNSDLSEENGDDLISIKSGRVVSPGRFLGASHDDPTDRAKWVSKSRELVPSCQSIDSKTCDGTASSSYGGQPSPIFVSGNEMSSIDNMNAINCNMKGDTSRIGQGFNNSSGVYCDALQESFLDEVSVENNVSSEINYSSSDFGASLVSDSSVDFHLLRDNIHQEATPQDLEWEQIRQDENLLHVDMVSTSNTLPVSSAEISSHETRRSSRRLFWDAFSRRSSRRLADSRRFLFSSSGSDHLRSPDRQLLSFSGGFIDDEFVGDLDSRGSRSPGANDHYLNPRLELWDSHGGTLDSTDYPPPACPRGVHANGSCLCQTSSLAEESGPRTGISRIVMLAEALFEVLDQIHQQPLSLSLSVASLPAPESVVDSFLVKTHGKSENLESADDVSQCYICLAEYEEGDKIRVLPCHHECHVSCVDKWLKEIHGVCPLCRGDVSLGSSEG